One Yoonia sp. BS5-3 genomic window carries:
- a CDS encoding alpha-D-ribose 1-methylphosphonate 5-triphosphate diphosphatase, with translation MTEETILANAKIILSDEVVTGSLKIKDGQIADIAQGTVVPAGAINCAADFVCPGLIELHTDNLERHMTPRPKVDWPHREAIVAHDRELAGTGITTVFDAIRVGSILSGSKGYGKYARQMADEILQMRAAGALKISHHIHLRAEICSETLADELAEFGEADRVGIVSLMDHTPGQRQFRDLSKFEDYVCGKHNLDRDGFTEYVQFLYGLQDQYGKVHEAAAVAAAKRYGATLASHDDTTADQVAASKAHGVTLAEFPTTVEAAEACHTSGIATIMGAPNLVRGGSHSGNVAAHELARLDRLDILSSDYVPAALLMGAVRVAQLWDDWAKGIATVTANPARHVQLADRGVIEIGKRADIIRFSVLDDMPVVRSVWSEGRQVA, from the coding sequence ATGACAGAAGAAACAATTCTCGCCAATGCTAAGATTATCCTATCTGATGAGGTGGTTACGGGCAGCCTAAAGATCAAAGACGGGCAGATCGCGGATATTGCCCAAGGCACAGTGGTGCCCGCTGGGGCGATTAATTGCGCGGCTGATTTCGTCTGCCCGGGCCTGATCGAATTACACACCGATAATCTGGAGCGGCACATGACCCCGCGTCCCAAGGTCGACTGGCCGCACCGCGAAGCCATCGTGGCCCACGACCGCGAATTGGCGGGTACGGGTATTACCACGGTGTTTGATGCGATCCGGGTAGGCTCGATCCTGTCCGGCAGCAAGGGCTACGGTAAATACGCGCGTCAGATGGCGGATGAAATTTTGCAGATGCGCGCGGCGGGAGCGCTAAAGATATCGCACCATATCCATCTGCGGGCCGAGATTTGTTCCGAGACTTTGGCCGATGAATTGGCCGAATTCGGCGAGGCCGACCGGGTGGGCATCGTATCCTTGATGGATCACACGCCCGGGCAGCGCCAGTTTCGGGATTTGAGCAAGTTTGAGGATTACGTTTGCGGCAAGCACAATCTCGACCGCGATGGCTTTACCGAATATGTACAGTTTCTGTACGGATTGCAGGACCAATATGGCAAGGTCCACGAGGCCGCCGCCGTCGCCGCCGCCAAGCGCTATGGCGCGACCTTGGCCAGCCATGATGACACCACAGCAGATCAGGTTGCGGCCAGCAAAGCGCACGGCGTGACCTTGGCCGAATTCCCCACAACGGTGGAAGCCGCCGAGGCGTGTCACACCTCTGGCATCGCCACGATCATGGGTGCCCCGAACCTCGTGCGCGGCGGATCACACTCGGGCAATGTCGCGGCACATGAATTGGCGCGTCTGGACCGGTTGGATATCCTGTCATCAGACTATGTGCCCGCCGCCTTGCTGATGGGGGCGGTGCGTGTCGCCCAGCTTTGGGATGATTGGGCCAAGGGCATTGCGACGGTCACGGCGAACCCCGCGCGGCATGTGCAATTGGCGGATCGCGGGGTGATTGAGATCGGCAAACGCGCTGATATCATTCGCTTTTCTGTGCTGGATGATATGCCTGTGGTGCGGTCGGTGTGGTCCGAGGGGCGTCAGGTCGCTTAA
- a CDS encoding DUF1045 domain-containing protein: MFERYAVFYTAPPGAFADFCASWLGWDSRAGAYIPHPNIGDLDVATLTAVPRKYGFHGTLKAPFRPAQNAGEAVLRDAIAAFAKTAAPIENLPMALQLHRGFIALRPTGETPALNKLANRIVTDLDSFRAAAPPEELARRRAAGLTPRQDHNMMTWGYPYVLEDFHFHLTLTGRLDDAIGAHVMDVLRPHMEHVLPHAISVDHIALMGQASDGMFHEIHRYALTG; this comes from the coding sequence ATGTTTGAACGCTACGCAGTCTTTTACACAGCGCCACCGGGCGCATTCGCGGATTTTTGCGCCAGTTGGCTGGGCTGGGATAGCCGGGCGGGCGCCTATATCCCGCACCCGAATATCGGCGATCTTGACGTGGCCACCTTGACCGCTGTCCCACGCAAATACGGGTTTCACGGGACGTTGAAAGCGCCGTTTCGGCCGGCCCAAAACGCGGGTGAGGCGGTTTTGCGCGACGCGATTGCAGCTTTCGCCAAGACCGCCGCTCCGATTGAAAACCTGCCGATGGCTTTGCAACTGCACCGGGGCTTCATTGCGCTGCGCCCGACGGGCGAGACGCCCGCGCTGAATAAGCTCGCCAACCGGATTGTGACCGACCTTGATAGCTTCCGCGCCGCCGCCCCGCCCGAAGAGCTGGCGCGCAGGCGTGCGGCCGGGCTGACCCCCCGGCAGGACCACAATATGATGACCTGGGGCTATCCATACGTGCTGGAGGATTTCCATTTCCACTTGACCCTGACCGGCAGGCTGGATGACGCCATCGGCGCCCATGTCATGGATGTGCTGAGGCCGCATATGGAGCATGTCTTGCCCCACGCGATCTCGGTCGATCATATCGCCCTGATGGGGCAGGCCAGCGATGGGATGTTTCATGAAATCCACCGCTATGCGCTGACCGGATAA
- the phnN gene encoding phosphonate metabolism protein/1,5-bisphosphokinase (PRPP-forming) PhnN — protein MTGRFIAVVGPSGVGKDSVMRAMAAAEPRIVLARRVITRPSDAGGEDFDGVDDARFTNMVAEGAFALHWPAHGLRYGIPVTLDAELDAGRDVVANLSRRSLATAKARYENFMVISLTASRQVLAERLAARGRENADEVARRLAQADFDVPPEFTPLTIANDGPLQTTVTAALAALYPVSA, from the coding sequence ATGACGGGGCGTTTCATCGCGGTCGTCGGCCCCTCTGGTGTGGGCAAGGACAGCGTTATGCGGGCGATGGCCGCAGCCGAACCACGTATCGTCTTGGCCCGCCGCGTGATCACCCGGCCTTCAGATGCAGGGGGCGAGGATTTTGATGGCGTCGATGATGCCCGCTTCACTAATATGGTGGCGGAGGGCGCATTCGCGTTGCATTGGCCCGCGCATGGGCTGCGCTATGGCATTCCCGTGACGCTGGATGCGGAATTGGATGCCGGGCGCGATGTGGTGGCGAACCTGTCGCGACGCAGTCTGGCGACGGCAAAGGCCCGGTATGAGAACTTCATGGTCATCTCGCTGACAGCTTCGCGCCAGGTTTTGGCCGAAAGGCTTGCCGCCCGGGGGCGCGAAAATGCGGATGAGGTCGCGCGGCGTTTGGCGCAGGCCGATTTCGATGTACCGCCGGAATTTACCCCGCTGACAATCGCCAATGATGGACCGCTGCAGACGACCGTCACTGCGGCCCTTGCTGCGCTTTATCCGGTCAGCGCATAG
- the phnL gene encoding phosphonate C-P lyase system protein PhnL: MINVENVSKSFTLHNQGAAVIPVMAEANLQVAAGECVALVGASGAGKSTLMRMIYGNYLAASGRIMIGDVDVAQAEPREILQLRRHVLGYVSQFLRVVPRVSTLDVVAEPLLATGTDRDAAHARAKTLLANLNIPERLWALSPTTFSGGEQQRVNIARGFAYDYPAMLLDEPTASLDAANREVVLQMIEAAKARGAAIIGIFHDDAARARVCDKEIDVTGFTPQAAA, encoded by the coding sequence ATGATCAACGTCGAAAACGTCTCAAAATCCTTCACGCTGCATAACCAAGGGGCGGCGGTCATTCCTGTGATGGCCGAGGCCAATTTGCAGGTCGCTGCGGGCGAATGCGTGGCCCTTGTAGGTGCCTCGGGCGCGGGCAAATCCACGCTGATGCGGATGATCTATGGGAACTATCTGGCGGCCTCCGGTCGGATCATGATTGGCGACGTGGATGTGGCCCAGGCCGAACCGCGCGAGATTTTGCAGTTGCGCCGTCACGTCTTGGGCTATGTTAGCCAATTCCTGCGGGTGGTACCGCGTGTGTCCACGTTGGATGTCGTGGCCGAACCTTTGCTGGCTACAGGTACTGACCGGGATGCGGCACATGCGCGGGCAAAAACCTTGCTTGCCAATCTGAACATCCCCGAACGGCTCTGGGCGCTTAGCCCCACGACGTTCTCGGGCGGTGAACAGCAGCGCGTGAATATCGCGCGCGGCTTTGCCTATGATTACCCGGCCATGTTACTGGATGAACCCACAGCCAGCCTTGATGCGGCCAATCGCGAGGTTGTGTTGCAAATGATTGAGGCCGCCAAAGCGCGCGGTGCCGCCATCATCGGGATTTTCCACGATGACGCGGCGCGGGCGCGGGTTTGCGACAAGGAGATCGACGTCACCGGCTTCACCCCACAGGCCGCTGCATGA
- the phnK gene encoding phosphonate C-P lyase system protein PhnK produces the protein MTPLLQVTDIAKFYGHRIGCKDVSFDLYPGEVMGIVGESGSGKSTLLNCLAGHLTPDQGQVNFDTRVGGLRDTVTMSEPERRMLSRTDWAFVHQHARDGLRMNVSAGGNVGERLMAVGARHYGDIRESATDWLGRVEISADRVDDRPTAFSGGMQQRLQIARNLVTGPRLVFMDEPTGGLDVSVQARLLDLLRGLVREMNLSAIIVTHDLAVVRLLADRLMVMKDGHVVETGLTDQVLDDPQHGYTQLLVSSVLQV, from the coding sequence ATGACACCGCTTTTACAAGTCACTGATATCGCAAAGTTCTACGGCCACCGGATTGGGTGCAAGGACGTGTCCTTTGATCTTTACCCCGGCGAAGTCATGGGCATCGTCGGCGAAAGCGGTTCGGGCAAATCAACGCTGCTGAACTGCCTTGCCGGGCATCTGACTCCAGATCAGGGCCAGGTCAATTTCGACACACGTGTGGGCGGGTTGCGCGACACTGTCACCATGTCCGAGCCTGAGCGGCGGATGTTGTCGCGCACCGATTGGGCCTTTGTCCATCAGCATGCCCGGGACGGGCTGCGGATGAATGTCAGCGCGGGCGGCAATGTGGGCGAACGGTTGATGGCTGTGGGTGCCCGGCATTATGGCGATATCAGGGAGAGCGCGACCGACTGGCTCGGCCGGGTTGAGATTAGCGCCGACCGGGTCGATGACCGCCCCACAGCCTTTTCAGGCGGTATGCAACAACGCCTGCAGATTGCCCGTAATCTGGTCACTGGCCCGCGTCTGGTGTTCATGGATGAACCCACCGGCGGCCTTGATGTCAGCGTGCAGGCACGTCTGCTTGATCTGCTACGCGGGTTGGTGCGGGAAATGAACCTTAGCGCGATTATCGTCACCCATGATCTGGCCGTGGTGCGATTGCTGGCGGATCGGTTGATGGTCATGAAAGACGGCCATGTGGTTGAAACCGGCCTGACTGATCAGGTGCTGGACGATCCACAGCATGGCTACACCCAGCTTCTCGTTTCCTCAGTCTTGCAGGTATGA
- a CDS encoding alpha-D-ribose 1-methylphosphonate 5-phosphate C-P-lyase PhnJ, whose product MSDYNFAYLDEQTKRMIRRAILKGLAIPGYQVPFASREMPMPYGWGTGGVQVSAAVLTPKDTFKVIDQGADDTTNAVSIRRFFEKTAGVAVTEATTEASVIQTRHRIPEQSLRDDQILVYQVPIPEPLRFLEPSEVETRKMHSLEEYGLMHVKLYEDISQHGAIATSYAYPVKVEGRYVMDPSPIPKFDNPKLEMAGIQLFGAGREQRIYAIPPYTQVVSLDFEDYPFEASKADCACDLCGATDSYLDELIVDDEGGRMFMCSDTDYCAKRRAAGHVGAQGVPVQGDAA is encoded by the coding sequence ATGTCTGATTACAATTTTGCATATCTCGATGAGCAAACCAAACGGATGATCCGCCGGGCCATTCTGAAGGGTCTGGCGATCCCCGGCTATCAGGTCCCTTTCGCCAGCCGTGAAATGCCGATGCCTTATGGTTGGGGTACGGGCGGCGTGCAGGTCTCAGCCGCTGTGCTGACCCCGAAAGATACGTTCAAAGTCATCGACCAAGGGGCGGATGACACAACCAACGCGGTTTCAATCCGGCGGTTTTTTGAAAAAACCGCCGGGGTAGCTGTGACGGAAGCCACGACCGAGGCCAGTGTGATCCAGACCCGTCACCGCATCCCTGAACAGTCCCTGAGGGACGATCAGATATTGGTCTATCAGGTGCCCATCCCTGAACCCCTGCGGTTCCTGGAACCCTCCGAGGTTGAGACCCGCAAGATGCATAGCCTTGAGGAATACGGGCTAATGCATGTGAAACTGTATGAAGACATCAGCCAGCACGGGGCGATTGCGACATCCTACGCCTATCCGGTCAAGGTCGAAGGGCGCTATGTGATGGATCCATCGCCGATCCCGAAGTTCGACAACCCCAAGCTGGAAATGGCGGGTATCCAACTCTTCGGGGCGGGGCGCGAACAGCGCATCTATGCGATCCCGCCCTATACCCAAGTCGTCAGCCTCGATTTTGAAGACTATCCGTTTGAAGCCTCTAAGGCCGATTGCGCCTGCGATCTTTGCGGGGCCACGGACAGCTATCTGGACGAATTGATCGTCGATGACGAAGGCGGGCGGATGTTCATGTGCTCGGATACGGACTACTGCGCCAAACGCCGCGCCGCAGGCCATGTCGGCGCACAAGGCGTGCCAGTGCAGGGGGACGCAGCATGA
- a CDS encoding carbon-phosphorus lyase complex subunit PhnI, giving the protein MYVAVKGGEKAIDNAHAWLAEERRGDLSVAELSVEQIREQLSLAVNRVMAEGSLYDPDLAALAIKQARGDLIEAIFLIRAYRTTLPRFGGTAPVDTEAMACDRRVSATFKDAPGGQVLGPTFDYTHRLLDFKLAADGEVPEGVKAEATQAPTPHIMDFLDREDLIQNEVSGNDVPPDLTRTPLELPAERALRLQSLTRGDEGFILGMAYSTQRGYARNHAFVAELRIGAVPVEMEIPELGFAIEIGEITLTECETVNQFKGSKTEPPQFTRGYGLVFGMTERKAISMALVDRALRWKELGEDNVGAPAQDEEFVLYHSDNIQATGFLEHIKLPHYVDFQSELELIRKLRREAQGLQEAAE; this is encoded by the coding sequence ATGTATGTGGCTGTAAAGGGTGGCGAAAAGGCCATCGACAATGCGCATGCCTGGCTGGCCGAAGAGCGGCGTGGCGATTTATCTGTGGCTGAACTGTCGGTGGAACAAATCCGCGAACAGCTGAGCCTGGCGGTGAACCGGGTGATGGCCGAAGGCTCACTTTATGATCCTGACTTGGCGGCTTTGGCGATCAAACAAGCCCGTGGCGATTTGATCGAGGCGATCTTTCTGATCCGCGCTTACCGGACGACCCTGCCGCGCTTTGGCGGGACCGCGCCGGTGGATACCGAAGCCATGGCCTGCGACCGCCGCGTATCGGCCACCTTCAAAGACGCGCCCGGCGGGCAGGTGCTGGGGCCAACCTTTGACTACACGCACCGGCTGTTGGATTTCAAACTGGCCGCAGATGGTGAGGTGCCCGAGGGCGTCAAGGCCGAGGCCACGCAAGCCCCCACGCCCCACATCATGGACTTTCTGGATCGTGAAGACCTGATCCAAAACGAAGTTTCCGGCAACGATGTACCACCCGATCTGACCCGAACGCCGCTAGAACTTCCAGCTGAGCGTGCCCTGCGGCTGCAATCGCTGACGCGCGGGGATGAGGGCTTTATCCTCGGCATGGCCTATTCCACCCAGCGCGGCTATGCGCGCAACCACGCCTTTGTGGCCGAGCTGCGCATCGGCGCGGTGCCCGTCGAAATGGAAATCCCCGAGCTGGGGTTTGCCATCGAAATTGGCGAGATCACCCTGACCGAATGCGAAACAGTCAACCAGTTCAAAGGCTCAAAAACCGAACCACCACAATTCACGCGGGGCTATGGGCTGGTGTTCGGTATGACCGAACGCAAGGCGATTTCCATGGCGCTGGTTGACCGGGCGCTGCGCTGGAAGGAACTGGGCGAAGACAACGTTGGCGCGCCTGCGCAGGACGAAGAATTTGTCCTTTATCATTCCGACAACATCCAGGCGACAGGGTTCCTGGAGCATATCAAACTGCCCCATTACGTCGATTTCCAGTCCGAGCTGGAACTGATCCGCAAACTGCGCCGCGAGGCGCAAGGCTTGCAAGAGGCTGCCGAATGA
- the phnH gene encoding phosphonate C-P lyase system protein PhnH has protein sequence MQLAALEGGFENAPIASAQAFRGIMTAMACPGTIQTVAGAAPPAPLSVAAGAAVLTLCDAETPVHLAGRFDTDALRDWITFHTSAPLVAANQAMFAIGDWTDLQLSDFAIGTSEYPDRSATLIVECAELAAQGAALSGPGIKDSAALSLPEISAFQANAALFPLGLDFIFTCDSRLAALPRTTKVS, from the coding sequence ATGCAGCTGGCCGCACTTGAAGGCGGGTTCGAAAACGCACCCATCGCCTCTGCCCAGGCGTTTCGCGGGATCATGACAGCGATGGCCTGTCCCGGCACGATCCAAACGGTTGCGGGCGCCGCGCCCCCCGCACCTTTGTCTGTCGCGGCGGGTGCCGCAGTGCTGACGCTTTGCGATGCTGAAACGCCGGTGCATCTGGCGGGGCGGTTTGACACCGACGCGCTGCGCGACTGGATTACCTTTCACACAAGCGCCCCCTTGGTTGCCGCAAATCAGGCTATGTTCGCCATCGGTGATTGGACCGACCTGCAATTGAGCGACTTTGCCATTGGTACGTCCGAGTACCCTGACCGCTCTGCGACCCTGATCGTGGAATGCGCAGAGCTTGCGGCCCAAGGTGCCGCGCTCAGCGGGCCGGGGATCAAGGACAGCGCCGCCCTATCCCTGCCTGAAATATCAGCTTTTCAGGCCAACGCCGCCCTGTTCCCGCTGGGCCTTGACTTCATTTTCACCTGCGACAGCCGCTTGGCGGCTTTGCCCCGAACGACAAAGGTGTCCTGA
- the phnG gene encoding phosphonate C-P lyase system protein PhnG codes for MDGSFQAENPRKVWMSLLAKAPEAALAELWNALDAKPDYSLLRAPEIGGVMVRGRAGAVGAPFNLGEMTITRCSVKLGCGAVGHAYVQGRSRDKALQAALVDALMQTAQADKVEAQVLAPLRTGYDAAKTARAAKAAATKVDFFTMVRGED; via the coding sequence ATGGACGGGAGTTTTCAGGCCGAAAATCCGCGCAAAGTGTGGATGAGCCTTCTTGCCAAAGCGCCAGAGGCAGCGCTGGCCGAACTGTGGAACGCCTTGGATGCCAAGCCAGACTACAGCCTGCTGCGCGCCCCCGAGATCGGCGGCGTTATGGTCCGCGGGCGGGCCGGGGCCGTGGGTGCTCCGTTCAACTTGGGCGAAATGACCATCACTCGTTGTTCGGTCAAGCTGGGTTGCGGCGCTGTCGGTCACGCCTATGTGCAAGGGCGCAGCCGGGACAAAGCGTTGCAAGCGGCGCTGGTCGATGCGCTGATGCAGACCGCGCAGGCCGATAAGGTCGAGGCGCAGGTGCTGGCCCCTCTGCGCACAGGTTATGACGCGGCCAAAACGGCGCGGGCGGCCAAGGCGGCTGCCACCAAAGTGGATTTCTTTACCATGGTCCGAGGAGAGGATTGA
- the phnF gene encoding phosphonate metabolism transcriptional regulator PhnF, whose translation MARTAIWTSISEALTSDIAEGRYQPGDKLPTEAELSVRFGVNRHTVRRALRAMAEAGLVHARRGAGVFVALTPTDYPIGRRVRFHQNLAAAGRSPGKTPLLTETRMAGEREREALGLEKDAEVHVYEGLSSADGQPIALFRSVFPAARFPELLTYLNETGSVTQALGKHGVSDYTRASTRLTAKSATPTQALHLRIAERAPILRTVGINVDGSEAPIEYGHTWFAGDRVTLTVDNL comes from the coding sequence ATGGCACGCACAGCAATCTGGACATCCATCAGCGAGGCGCTGACCAGCGACATCGCAGAAGGGCGCTATCAACCCGGGGACAAACTGCCGACCGAGGCCGAGCTGTCGGTCCGTTTTGGTGTCAATCGCCACACCGTGCGGCGCGCTTTGCGCGCCATGGCCGAGGCCGGGCTGGTGCATGCGCGGCGCGGCGCGGGTGTATTTGTTGCTTTGACACCAACAGATTACCCCATCGGGCGCAGGGTTCGGTTCCACCAGAACCTGGCGGCGGCGGGGCGCAGTCCGGGTAAGACCCCCCTGCTGACCGAAACCCGCATGGCGGGCGAACGCGAGCGTGAGGCTTTGGGGCTGGAAAAGGACGCCGAAGTGCATGTCTATGAAGGCCTTTCCTCTGCTGACGGGCAGCCTATCGCCCTGTTTCGCAGCGTTTTTCCGGCGGCGCGCTTTCCCGAGTTGCTGACCTATCTGAATGAGACGGGGTCAGTGACCCAAGCGCTTGGGAAACATGGGGTCAGCGACTATACCCGCGCCTCAACCCGGCTGACGGCCAAATCCGCCACCCCGACCCAAGCGCTGCATTTGCGGATCGCTGAACGTGCGCCCATTTTGCGGACTGTGGGGATCAACGTTGATGGCAGCGAAGCGCCCATCGAATACGGGCACACCTGGTTTGCCGGGGACCGGGTGACGCTGACGGTCGACAACCTCTGA
- a CDS encoding helix-turn-helix domain-containing protein, with product MTTLLDIAEVSGRSGISPSGLRYYEKRKLIEAVARNGLRRQYEPTVLQELALINLAKSAGFSLDEIGSVLRRPGTAVIPRDALVDKANMLEKQAERLVNLAKMLRHVADCPHEDHFECSRFQKLLKVATKVWNV from the coding sequence ATGACAACACTTTTGGATATTGCCGAGGTGTCAGGCCGTTCTGGTATCAGCCCCTCGGGCCTGCGCTATTATGAGAAAAGGAAGCTGATCGAAGCCGTCGCCCGCAACGGGCTACGGCGTCAGTATGAGCCGACAGTCCTTCAGGAACTGGCACTCATCAACTTGGCCAAATCCGCAGGATTTTCGCTTGATGAGATAGGCTCCGTTTTACGCCGACCCGGAACGGCAGTAATACCTCGCGACGCTCTGGTCGATAAGGCAAACATGCTGGAAAAACAGGCTGAGCGGCTGGTCAACCTCGCAAAAATGCTGCGCCATGTCGCGGACTGCCCGCACGAGGATCACTTCGAATGCTCTCGCTTCCAGAAGTTGCTGAAGGTCGCAACAAAAGTTTGGAATGTATGA
- a CDS encoding MFS transporter, whose translation MLAAYGISSAAVTLPDISLAFGGQSPNPTLVVSMYILAVTALIVPVGRAGDVYGKPTVLASGLCLFTLGAVLAFLAPTLTALIASRFVQGAGAAAMMAIPLAMVRDLVPSGQIGRWMGVLGSMTAIGTASGPAIGAAAAAAFGWRSVYFLQVPFALATLVLCLVWLRGSTEHAEKGSVDLPGAGALAAFLTALTFLVTELANGLDVTDGLLAALAIGALMALYVIENRSFSPIIPLDLLSSSRLRISLAMNVIVSLVMMGMLVVGPFFLIDGLGLTTAQMGLAMSVGPISSALSGIPAGQFTEKMGTGYAVTAGASAMAFACAAMATLPYLLGLGGFILAFIFLAPSYQVFLAALNTSVMETASEQDRGVTSGILNLSRNFGFILGAGSVSAVFWSLAYFDSGIEDGTPLVSFAMAGTFAMCSVLILGVVLLSVFSHRNTGTRRGTGHS comes from the coding sequence ATGCTTGCGGCTTATGGAATAAGTTCTGCTGCCGTAACGTTACCGGACATATCGTTAGCCTTCGGTGGCCAAAGCCCTAACCCAACATTGGTTGTCTCGATGTACATCCTCGCCGTTACAGCACTTATTGTGCCGGTGGGACGCGCAGGCGATGTCTATGGCAAGCCAACTGTGCTGGCTTCGGGCTTGTGCCTCTTTACTCTTGGCGCAGTTCTTGCGTTCCTCGCGCCGACGCTGACGGCTTTGATCGCCAGTCGATTTGTCCAGGGCGCAGGTGCAGCGGCCATGATGGCGATACCTTTGGCGATGGTACGCGATCTGGTGCCTTCTGGCCAAATCGGGCGTTGGATGGGCGTGCTAGGAAGCATGACAGCCATTGGTACAGCGTCAGGCCCTGCGATTGGGGCTGCTGCTGCGGCCGCTTTTGGCTGGCGTTCGGTGTATTTTCTTCAAGTCCCCTTTGCTCTGGCAACACTTGTGCTTTGCCTCGTTTGGCTTCGAGGCAGCACAGAACATGCGGAGAAAGGTTCAGTTGATCTTCCTGGCGCGGGTGCATTGGCCGCTTTCCTCACTGCCCTGACGTTCCTCGTGACTGAATTGGCCAATGGATTGGACGTCACGGATGGTTTGCTCGCAGCTCTAGCGATTGGCGCATTGATGGCGCTTTATGTGATCGAAAATCGCAGTTTTTCGCCCATCATCCCGCTTGATCTACTAAGTTCCAGCCGTTTGCGCATAAGCCTTGCAATGAACGTTATCGTTTCACTCGTTATGATGGGCATGTTGGTGGTTGGGCCTTTTTTCCTCATTGATGGACTTGGGCTAACGACCGCGCAAATGGGCCTAGCGATGTCTGTCGGCCCGATATCGTCGGCGCTGAGCGGCATTCCTGCGGGGCAGTTCACAGAGAAAATGGGGACAGGTTATGCGGTGACGGCAGGCGCGTCTGCAATGGCCTTTGCGTGCGCTGCCATGGCGACGCTTCCTTATCTGCTCGGCCTTGGCGGATTCATTCTGGCATTCATTTTTCTGGCACCCAGCTACCAAGTTTTCCTAGCCGCGCTAAACACCTCGGTGATGGAGACTGCGTCAGAGCAAGATCGGGGCGTAACGTCGGGCATCCTCAATCTGAGCCGCAACTTTGGCTTTATCCTCGGGGCCGGATCGGTCAGCGCAGTATTCTGGTCCCTTGCTTACTTTGATTCCGGCATCGAAGACGGGACGCCCCTCGTAAGCTTTGCCATGGCGGGAACCTTTGCGATGTGCAGTGTCCTGATACTGGGTGTCGTTTTGCTTTCGGTGTTTTCGCACCGAAACACCGGCACGCGACGGGGAACCGGACATTCATAA
- a CDS encoding chloramphenicol acetyltransferase gives MARLTEDAPFVHPDCSVTDSTFGRYTEVGQGTRIAHSHMGDYSYCDRFADIANAEIGKFSNIASYVRIGATDHPMDKASQHHFHYRSADYFDDAEHDEAWFAHRRSRRAVIEHDTWIGHGAQIRPEVTLGHGSVVAGGAIVTKDVPPYMIVAGIPAQPLRARFPEEIAERMMSLAWWDWEHDLLRTALDDFRTLKAEAFLEKYE, from the coding sequence GTGGCACGGCTCACAGAAGACGCGCCCTTTGTGCATCCTGATTGCAGCGTGACCGACAGTACCTTCGGGCGTTACACCGAAGTGGGCCAAGGCACGCGCATCGCCCATTCGCATATGGGCGATTATTCCTACTGCGACCGGTTTGCGGATATCGCAAATGCGGAGATCGGCAAGTTCTCCAACATCGCCAGCTACGTGCGGATTGGGGCCACAGATCACCCGATGGATAAGGCAAGCCAGCACCATTTTCATTACCGGTCAGCGGATTACTTCGACGATGCGGAACACGATGAAGCCTGGTTCGCACACCGCAGGTCACGGCGAGCGGTAATCGAGCATGACACCTGGATCGGACACGGGGCACAAATCCGACCCGAAGTAACACTGGGGCACGGCAGCGTCGTGGCGGGCGGAGCGATTGTGACAAAGGACGTCCCACCCTACATGATCGTGGCGGGGATCCCCGCCCAACCCCTGCGCGCACGGTTCCCCGAGGAGATTGCAGAGCGGATGATGTCGCTCGCCTGGTGGGACTGGGAGCACGACCTGCTAAGGACCGCGCTGGACGATTTTCGCACCCTGAAGGCAGAAGCCTTTTTGGAAAAATACGAATAG